The Perca flavescens isolate YP-PL-M2 chromosome 23, PFLA_1.0, whole genome shotgun sequence genome has a window encoding:
- the ccdc59 gene encoding thyroid transcription factor 1-associated protein 26 homolog — translation MAPTDQKMKNKKFTAKDGNWKKSKNNAQGVKKKRKWVPEHKVYEGSVKEGQGFALKRKQKVQHEYNKLLRKEKKKNPESKALYKEEYPEHLRHLYVAEAEKLKNEAWTNRLNRSKLRMKGQEKGEEIDDNDDDDADDADPEVTGGSEQTDSITGNPELTAASEKDSLPLSNRMRKKMLKKTSYQKTKEEFESVTEKRKKKKEEYIKNNKQREEAIQKYKQKKLETFQMLSKKTKKGQPNLNLQMEYLLQKITQGTGK, via the exons ATGGCACCGACAGATCAAAAAATGAAGAATAAGAAGTTCACCGCGAAAGATGGCAACTGGAAGAAATCCAAAAATAACGCACAGGGTGTcaagaaaaagaggaaatggGTCCCCGAGCACAAAGTATACGAAGGCAGTGTTAAGGAAG GTCAGGGGTTTGCTTTAAAGAGGAAGCAAAAAGTCCAACATGAGTACAACAAGCTGCTGcggaaggagaagaaaaagaaccCTGAGTCCAAAGCGCTGTACAAGGAGGAGTACCCAGAACACCTCAGGCATCTATACGTGGCCGAGGCAGAGAAACTGAAGAACGAGGCCTGGACCAATAGATTGAACAGGAGTAAGCTGAGAATGAAAGGGCAGGAGAAGGGAGAAGAGATAGATGAcaacgatgatgatgatgctgatgatgCTGATCCAGAAGTTACCGGTGGATCTGAGCAGACAGATTCTATAACTGGGAACCCTGAACTAACAGCAGCCTCTGAGAAAGACAG TCTTCCATTGAGCAACCGCATGAGGAAGAAAATGCTAAAGAAGACATCCTACCAGAAGACAAAAGAGGAATTTGAATCAGTCACAGAAAAacggaaaaagaagaaagag GAATACATTAAGAACAACAAGCAGAGAGAAGAAGCCATTCAGAAGTACAAACAGAAAAAGCTGGAGACATTTCAGATGCTGAGCAAAAAGACCAAGAAAGGACAGCCCAATCTCAATCTCCAAATGGAGTATTTGCTTCAAAAGATCACCCAAGGAACTGGGAAATGA